From Quercus lobata isolate SW786 chromosome 1, ValleyOak3.0 Primary Assembly, whole genome shotgun sequence, one genomic window encodes:
- the LOC115984703 gene encoding UDP-xylose transporter 3-like: MSESQRFHLGTIGALSLSVVSSVSIVICNKALISTLNFSFATTLTSWHLLVTFCSLHVALCLNLFEHKPFDARAVMGFGILNGISIGLLNLSLGFNSVGFYQMTKLAIIPCTVLLEIIFFRKIFSRSIQFSLAILLLGVGIATVTDLQLNALGSFLSFLAVITTCVAQIMTNTIQKKFKVSSTQLLYQSCPYQAITLFVIGPFLDGLLTNKNVFAFKYTPQVLFFIVLSCMISVSVNFSTFLVIGKTSAVTYQVLGHLKTCLVLAFGYVLLHDPFSWRNILGILIAVVGMVVYSYCCTLESQQKAAEASAPLTQAKESEADPLLTVENGTGILADGVVPKAPVWKSNKDLHA; the protein is encoded by the exons ATGAGTGAGAGCCAGAGGTTTCATCTGGGGACCATTGGGGCTTTGAGCTTGTCAGTGGTGTCGTCGGTGTCTATTGTGATTTGCAACAAGGCCCTCATTAGCACGCTTAATTTCAGTTTTG CCACAACCTTGACAAGTTGGCACCTTCTTGTCACGTTTTGTTCTCTTCATGTGGCATTATGTTTGAACTTGTTTGAACACAAACCTTTTGATGCAAGAGCTGTAATGGGTTTTGGCATACTAAATGGAATCTCCATTGGACTTTTAAATCTTAGCTTGGGTTTCAATTCTGTTGGATTTTATCAG ATGACAAAACTGGCAATCATTccctgtactgttcttttggaGATTATTTTCTTTAGGAAGATATTCAG TAGGAGCATCCAGTTTTCCCTTGCCATCCTTCTTCTGGGCGTTGGGATTGCAACTGTGACTGATCTTCAACTCAATGCCCTCGGCTCCTTCTTGTCTTTTCTTGCAGTTATCACAACCTGCGTTGCTCAGATT ATGACTAATACCATCCAAAAGAAGTTCAAAGTATCTTCAACCCAACTTCTTTATCAGTCTTGCCCCTATCAGGCAATAACTTTGTTCGTCATTGGCCCATTTCTAGATGGGCTTTTGACTAATAAAAACGTTTTTGCTTTCAAGTATACCCCTCAAGTGCTG TTCTTCATTGTTCTATCCTGCATGATTTCTGTCTCTGTAAACTTCAGTACATTTCTGGTTATTGGAAAGACATCTGCAGTCACCTATCAGGTCCTTGGACATCTGAAAACTTGCCTAGTTTTGGCCTTTGGCTATGTTCTACTTCATGACCCATTTAGCTGGCGCAATATTTTAGGGATTTTGATTGCTGTAGTTGGGATGGTAGTCTATTCTTACTGCTGTACCCTCGAGAGCCAGCAGAAGGCTGCTGAAGCATCTGCACCACTGACCCAG GCAAAGGAAAGTGAAGCTGATCCTCTTTTAACCGTAGAAAATGGAACAGGGATTTTAGCTGATGGTGTTGTTCCAAAAGCCCCTGTATGGAAATCAAACAAGGACCTACATGCGTAA